The Flavobacterium commune genome contains a region encoding:
- a CDS encoding DUF5123 domain-containing protein codes for MKKIKKITICILSFIGFIVLGGMLKSCQADNLIYSDVKDLFQPKFLLPAPLVESNSIALVWYKVNDADSYTVELHTDNYYKSLYKEYTVTDTQIFMDDIPYKTQFYIRLRANHADAAHNSQWAYTSALTEDRPAFEPILQRVEKINISETSVKVSWTIDAQNPVDSISVVPALAKELPAIGRYLTAEEISSGEATITGLEKNTLYNVNVYDNNKTRRYDKPYNQVTFRSAGPSAETILVEKGTDLDALLRANNSDPTIPEGTEYFLEAGSLFKITPFTILKGFKLIGGTQGERPQIEMTGNWNIAEGSFLSALAFENIRFYQTIDASYFFNSGTSWTIGEITFYNCVFNHFKRGFWRHQGNGKYKEIGSLEMSYCTLDEVGGHSGPYGTFAIASGGADNIKRAVFSNCTFMRDHYQTTNLTLNFRHLFDYGTSTYPIHLEYQNITIYDYAYNRALINIPAAVGSTLIFKNVLLASATGRVVQAIAANSTTTFGNNYTTTDFLLGASAIQGTELGISAQDLFVNPAQGNLMIKDSNSPIVTNRVGDTRWLP; via the coding sequence ATGAAAAAAATTAAAAAGATTACAATTTGTATTTTATCATTCATAGGCTTTATAGTTTTAGGAGGAATGTTAAAATCCTGTCAGGCTGATAATTTGATTTACAGTGATGTAAAGGATTTATTTCAACCCAAATTTCTATTACCCGCCCCGTTGGTCGAAAGTAATTCGATTGCATTAGTGTGGTACAAAGTCAATGATGCCGATTCATATACGGTAGAATTGCATACCGATAACTATTATAAAAGTTTATACAAAGAATATACAGTTACTGATACGCAGATTTTTATGGATGATATTCCATACAAGACGCAGTTTTATATCAGGCTTAGAGCCAATCATGCTGATGCAGCACATAATTCACAATGGGCTTATACCAGTGCTTTGACCGAAGATCGTCCGGCTTTTGAGCCAATTTTACAAAGGGTGGAAAAGATCAATATTTCTGAAACATCGGTTAAGGTAAGTTGGACAATTGATGCTCAAAATCCGGTTGATAGTATTTCGGTGGTACCGGCATTGGCTAAGGAACTTCCTGCTATAGGTCGCTACCTGACAGCTGAAGAAATCAGTAGTGGAGAAGCTACAATTACAGGTTTAGAAAAAAACACCTTATACAATGTAAATGTCTATGACAATAATAAGACAAGACGTTATGATAAACCTTATAATCAGGTAACTTTCCGCTCGGCAGGACCGTCGGCTGAGACTATTTTGGTGGAAAAAGGAACTGACCTGGATGCCTTATTGCGAGCTAATAATTCCGATCCAACTATTCCTGAAGGGACTGAATATTTCCTTGAAGCAGGTTCTTTATTTAAAATTACTCCTTTTACCATATTAAAAGGCTTTAAACTTATCGGAGGAACTCAAGGTGAACGTCCTCAAATTGAAATGACCGGAAACTGGAATATTGCCGAAGGATCTTTTCTGTCTGCTTTAGCTTTTGAAAACATTCGTTTTTACCAAACTATTGATGCCAGTTACTTCTTTAATAGTGGAACTTCATGGACAATAGGCGAAATTACATTCTACAACTGCGTATTCAATCATTTTAAACGCGGTTTTTGGAGACATCAGGGTAATGGGAAATACAAAGAGATTGGAAGTTTAGAAATGAGTTATTGTACACTTGATGAAGTTGGTGGACATTCAGGACCTTATGGAACTTTTGCTATTGCTTCAGGTGGAGCCGATAATATTAAAAGAGCTGTTTTCTCTAATTGTACTTTTATGAGAGATCATTATCAAACTACTAATTTGACATTGAACTTCAGACATTTATTTGATTATGGAACATCAACTTATCCAATTCATTTGGAATATCAAAATATTACTATTTATGATTATGCTTATAACAGAGCACTGATCAATATTCCGGCTGCGGTAGGATCTACTTTGATTTTCAAAAATGTGTTGTTGGCTTCGGCTACCGGTAGAGTTGTTCAGGCTATTGCGGCTAATTCGACTACAACATTTGGCAACAATTACACCACTACCGACTTCTTACTTGGGGCATCGGCCATTCAGGGAACTGAATTAGGAATCAGTGCTCAGGATTTATTTGTGAATCCTGCTCAAGGAAATCTAATGATTAAAGATTCCAATTCTCCAATTGTTACTAATAGAGTGGGAGATACCAGATGGCTTCCTTAA